A genomic window from Cucumis melo cultivar AY chromosome 8, USDA_Cmelo_AY_1.0, whole genome shotgun sequence includes:
- the LOC103495830 gene encoding uncharacterized protein LOC103495830 isoform X1 encodes MDKEKPQSHGGGFLHQSSRYSGFSSAESSFDGKSEATSSSISFPLLAPSTNSDWGQSDRGLSIDSTRFSHDISRMPKNPQRNVSHRRAHSEILTLPDYICFDSDLGIIGGAYVPSLSDDTEEDLLSMYLDMDKFNSSIATSANQVGDSSSSLVEAATATSTEDIVVGLKERPKVRHQQQLKSAIFKKWKERRKFRKRLVAAKTKLSEMEQKHPQYGSFFRSLPRPLPIVVAGCYSITEEESCQRRS; translated from the exons ATGGACAAGGAAAAACCCCAAAGCCATGGGGGAGGATTTCTACACCAATCAAGTCGTTACTCGGGTTTTTCATCTGCTGAAAGTAGTTTCGATGGAAAATCTGAGGCAACATCGTCTTCCATCTCATTCCCTCTATTGGCTCCGAGTACTAATTCTGATTGGGGTCAATCTGATCGTGGATTGTCCATTGATTCCACTCGGTTCAGCCATGATATTAGTCGGATGCCTAAAAATCCACAGAGAAATGTTAGTCATAGGCGTGCCCATTCAGAGATCTTGACCCTCCCAGATTATATTTGTTTCGATAGTGACCTTGGTATCATTGGCGGGGCTTATGTGCCTTCTCTTTCTGATGATACTGAGGAAGATTTGTTGTCCATGTACCTTGACATGGATAAATTCAATTCCTCGATTGCTACTTCTGCAAATCAAGTGGGTGACTCATCTTCTTCCCTTGTAGAAGCAGCAACAGCAACTTCTACAGAAGATATTGTTGTTGGATTGAAAGAGAGACCCAAAGTTAGACATCAGCAGCAACTCAAAAGTGCCATTTTTAAG AAATGGAAAGAAAGGAGAAAATTCCGAAAACGTCTTGTAGCTGCAAAAACGAAGCTGTCTGAAATGGAACAAAAGCAT CCACAATATGGAAGCTTTTTTAGGTCACTTCCGAGACCACTGCCCATCGTTGTAGCTGGGTGCTACTCCATCACAGAAGAAGAAAGTTGtcaaagaagaagttga
- the LOC103495830 gene encoding probable transcription factor PosF21 isoform X2 — translation MDKEKPQSHGGGFLHQSSRYSGFSSAESSFDGKSEATSSSISFPLLAPSTNSDWGQSDRGLSIDSTRFSHDISRMPKNPQRNVSHRRAHSEILTLPDYICFDSDLGIIGGAYVPSLSDDTEEDLLSMYLDMDKFNSSIATSANQVGDSSSSLVEAATATSTEDIVVGLKERPKVRHQQQLKSAIFKPQYGSFFRSLPRPLPIVVAGCYSITEEESCQRRS, via the exons ATGGACAAGGAAAAACCCCAAAGCCATGGGGGAGGATTTCTACACCAATCAAGTCGTTACTCGGGTTTTTCATCTGCTGAAAGTAGTTTCGATGGAAAATCTGAGGCAACATCGTCTTCCATCTCATTCCCTCTATTGGCTCCGAGTACTAATTCTGATTGGGGTCAATCTGATCGTGGATTGTCCATTGATTCCACTCGGTTCAGCCATGATATTAGTCGGATGCCTAAAAATCCACAGAGAAATGTTAGTCATAGGCGTGCCCATTCAGAGATCTTGACCCTCCCAGATTATATTTGTTTCGATAGTGACCTTGGTATCATTGGCGGGGCTTATGTGCCTTCTCTTTCTGATGATACTGAGGAAGATTTGTTGTCCATGTACCTTGACATGGATAAATTCAATTCCTCGATTGCTACTTCTGCAAATCAAGTGGGTGACTCATCTTCTTCCCTTGTAGAAGCAGCAACAGCAACTTCTACAGAAGATATTGTTGTTGGATTGAAAGAGAGACCCAAAGTTAGACATCAGCAGCAACTCAAAAGTGCCATTTTTAAG CCACAATATGGAAGCTTTTTTAGGTCACTTCCGAGACCACTGCCCATCGTTGTAGCTGGGTGCTACTCCATCACAGAAGAAGAAAGTTGtcaaagaagaagttga